GGCAAGGCGGCAAAAAACAGCACTGCCGGAGTGTGCCGCTGACTTTTGCAAACATTGTCCAAGCGGAAAAAGATTCGGCGCAGCGCCGCAATGGATTACATGTCATATAAAATTGGCCGCAAAGCAACACGGCAAACCAGCCGCAAATATGCCATGATTTTGGCTATGGGACAGCTTTACTCGTTTGCCCACCATTTTTCGCCCGCCAGACGATCAAGGACAATCGCCGCCGCCGAGCGCACGCTCAGATGGTTGTAGGGCGATGCGCCTTTGATCGGTTGCAGGATATAGTCAAAACCGCTCATGGCGCTTTTTTCAATCCCCCACCCTGTGCCGAAAAGCAAAAAAAGCGGGCTGGTTGCCGTTTGCGCGATTGCGCGCAATTCGGCGCACGAAATGGCGCCGGCGCATTCCCCCGCCCCCGTAGTTACCGTTATCGGCGGACAGCCGGCGATAGCGGTTATATCTTGCGCCGCGCTTTTTATATCTTGCGCCAGTTCGACTGTTTTTAAAGCCTGATTGCGATCGGGGTTGTATATTTTGCCATAGCCGTTTTGCCAAAAATCCAGTATTTTGGCCACAATTTCCCGCTGCACGGCCAAAGGATGCACTATATAATATTTTTTTGCGTTATAAGTCGCGCAGCTCCTGGCTATGTCGTGTATGTCGAAGTTGGTCACGGCGGTCGTTACCACCTGCATATGCTTGTTGTAAACGGGATAATGCACAAGCCCGAGATAAAGGTCAGCCGTCTCCGCCACCCGCCCGTTCTTCTTCTATTTGCCGCAAAAGCGCCTCGTCGCCCGGCTGCAGGCGGGCGTTCGCCCAAAGATCCGGCCGCAGCCGCCGGGTTTTCGCCAAGGCCATCTTGCGCCGCCAGCGGGCGATTTCGGCGTGATTGCCTGACAGCAGCACCTCCGGCACGTCGCCGAAATCGGCGTGGGCCGGTCGTGTGTATTGCGGATATTCCAAAAGGCCGTCAGAGAAGGATTCCGCTGCCGCGCTTTCCGGTTTGCCCAGCACTCCCGGCAGCAGCCGGCAGACGGCATCGCTGACGGCCATAGCAGGCAATTCTCCGCCGGTCAGTATATAATCGCCGAGGGAGACGCCGAAGTCGGCGAACTGCTTTATCCGCTCGTCAAATCCTTCGTAATGTCCGCAGATAAAAATAAGCGCATTCTCTCGCGCAAGGTTTTTGGCGACATTTTGGGAAAAAATTTCACCGTCCGGCGAAAGCATTACGGCCGGTGCCGCAGGCAATTGCCGTTTCGCCTGCCCTATAGCCTGTATGAACGGCTCCGCTTTCAACACCATGCCGGCGCCGCCGCCGAAAGGCGCGTCGTCCACGGTATGATGCTTGTCTTGGGCAAAATCCCGGGGATTGATGAAAAAAACTTCAATCGCCCGGTTTTTTACCGCCCGGCCCAACATGCTGTAAGAAAAATTCGCGTTTATAAAATCAGGGAAAAGCGTTATAAACAAAATTTTCATCAATCCTGCTCCCAGAGCGGAGGGTCAACAATCATCCTGCGCCCGGGCAGGTCAGTTTCCCTGACGACGGTTTTCAGCGCCGGCAAAAGCAGATCTTTTTTCCCCTCCTTCTTTACCACGTAAACGTCATTGCCGCCGGTCGGCAAAACCTCCGCCAGCCGCCCCAGCGGCGCGCCGGACAGGTCAAACACCTCGAGCCCGATCAGGTCTTCTATGTAATAGCGACCTTCGGGCAGATCCCCGATCTGCCCGCGCGCTAAAAAAATCAGGCGCCCCCTTAATTCTCCGGCTGCATCCAAGTCATTCACGCCAGCAAATTTCACCAAGATAAATTGTTTGTGAAAACGCCTTGTTTCAACAGGCAACCAGCCCCGCCCTTCCACATAAAAAGACGATGCGCCGTCAACCTGTTCGGCAAATTCGGATAACCTTATAACACGAACTTCGCCCCGCACGCCGTGCGGGGCGGCTATCCTGCCTACTTCCACCTTGCGCGCCCGCCCGTCCGTCCCGTCACATCCGGAAAGCAACGATCACGCCATCTTCCAAAAGTATTTCCGCGCCCGTACAGCGGCGAAGATTGTCGCCGATTTTCAAGGTAAACATGCCGTCCAGCATGCCCCTTGATATTTCAGAGCCAAGCTCCAGGCGTTCGAGATGTTCCAACTGTTCCATGGTGTCGCGGATAAATTCTTTGCGTTTAGAGCGCTCCGCTTCAAGGTGGGCATAAAGCCTGGGCAATTCACTGGCGTTTAACCTGGACTGCTCGGCGATCGTCCTTTTTTCTTGAAAATCCATCTGCTGCAATTCCAAATCAGCGTTTTTCAACGCTTCGTTCATTTCCGCCTTCAGCCGTTCTTTAAAATCCGGCGTAAGGCGCGCTTTTATATGCACAGGTATCCTAAGCGTCATCTCTTCCATAATCGAACAATGCCCCTGTCAAATAATTTCCACCGCTGCTTTTACGTTTTCGCGTGTAGCCACCGCTTTGATAAGCGTACGGATAGCCTTGGCCGTCCTGCCCTGTTTGCCAATCACTTTGCCCATATCGTCGGAATCTACGCTTAACCGCAGAATGACGGACGTTCCTTCAACTTCTTCTTCCACAGATACTTTATCAGGGCAAGTTACCAAAGATCTTGCGACATGTTCCAGCAATTCTTTAAGCACACCGCTCACTCACTTTCTTTTTTAGCATTTTTGGCATCGTTCCATTTGGAAAGGACGCCTTCCCTGCTAAACAGCGATCTGACCGTATCTGTTGCCTGCGCGCCTTTGCCCAGCCACTCAATAGCCTTGTCGGCGTCGATTTTTACTGCCGCCGGCTGTTTTTTGGGGTCATAATAACCAATGGTTTCAATAAAGCGCCCATCGCGCGGTGAACGCGAATCCGCGACAACAATACGATAAAAAGGCGTTTTCTTCGCGCCCATTCTTTTCAGCCTGATTTTTACCGCCATAATTTCACCTCCTTAAAAGCCAAGTTTATTTCATAAAAGGCAATTTGTTCAAGATGCCTTTTTGTGAAAACGACGACATGCCTTGCAGTTGTTTCATCAATTTCCGGCTTTCCTCAAATTTCTTGAGCAACCGGTTGACATCCTGCACTTTTGTGCCGCTGCCCAGCGCGATACGCTTGCGCCGGCCGCCGTTTATTATGCGGGGATCGCGGCGCTCTTTCCTGGTCATGGACTGAATGATCGCCTCAACATGGGCAATTTCTTTTTCGTCCACTTCCGTATCTTTGAGCTTGCCGGAAATGCCCGGTATCATTCCCAAAATTGATTTGAGCGAGCCGAGTTTTTTTATCTGCTGCATCTGCTCCAAAAACTGTTCCAGCGTAAATTCCTCTTTGCGGAGTTTTTTTTCTAATTCCTGCGCTTTTTCCAAATCAACCGTTTTTCCGATTTTCTCAATCAGGCCGAGCACGTCGCCCATGCCAAGTATTCTGGATGCCATGCGGTCAGGGTAAAAGGGTTCCAAAGCGTCAAGTTTCTCGCCCACGCCGACAAATTTGATCGGCCGGCCGGTAACCGCTTTGACGGAAAGAGCCGCGCCGCCCCTGGCGTCGCCGTCCAGTTTGGTGAGGACGATCCCGTCAACGCCCAGTTGCCCGTTAAAAGCTTCGG
The sequence above is a segment of the Acidaminococcales bacterium genome. Coding sequences within it:
- a CDS encoding RNA methyltransferase, which produces MAETADLYLGLVHYPVYNKHMQVVTTAVTNFDIHDIARSCATYNAKKYYIVHPLAVQREIVAKILDFWQNGYGKIYNPDRNQALKTVELAQDIKSAAQDITAIAGCPPITVTTGAGECAGAISCAELRAIAQTATSPLFLLFGTGWGIEKSAMSGFDYILQPIKGASPYNHLSVRSAAAIVLDRLAGEKWWANE
- the rimM gene encoding ribosome maturation factor RimM (Essential for efficient processing of 16S rRNA) gives rise to the protein MLSGCDGTDGRARKVEVGRIAAPHGVRGEVRVIRLSEFAEQVDGASSFYVEGRGWLPVETRRFHKQFILVKFAGVNDLDAAGELRGRLIFLARGQIGDLPEGRYYIEDLIGLEVFDLSGAPLGRLAEVLPTGGNDVYVVKKEGKKDLLLPALKTVVRETDLPGRRMIVDPPLWEQD
- the rpsP gene encoding 30S ribosomal protein S16, whose translation is MAVKIRLKRMGAKKTPFYRIVVADSRSPRDGRFIETIGYYDPKKQPAAVKIDADKAIEWLGKGAQATDTVRSLFSREGVLSKWNDAKNAKKESE
- a CDS encoding KH domain-containing protein, with the protein product MLKELLEHVARSLVTCPDKVSVEEEVEGTSVILRLSVDSDDMGKVIGKQGRTAKAIRTLIKAVATRENVKAAVEII
- the trmD gene encoding tRNA (guanosine(37)-N1)-methyltransferase TrmD is translated as MKILFITLFPDFINANFSYSMLGRAVKNRAIEVFFINPRDFAQDKHHTVDDAPFGGGAGMVLKAEPFIQAIGQAKRQLPAAPAVMLSPDGEIFSQNVAKNLARENALIFICGHYEGFDERIKQFADFGVSLGDYILTGGELPAMAVSDAVCRLLPGVLGKPESAAAESFSDGLLEYPQYTRPAHADFGDVPEVLLSGNHAEIARWRRKMALAKTRRLRPDLWANARLQPGDEALLRQIEEERAGGGDG
- a CDS encoding YlqD family protein, whose protein sequence is MEEMTLRIPVHIKARLTPDFKERLKAEMNEALKNADLELQQMDFQEKRTIAEQSRLNASELPRLYAHLEAERSKRKEFIRDTMEQLEHLERLELGSEISRGMLDGMFTLKIGDNLRRCTGAEILLEDGVIVAFRM